A genomic region of Papaver somniferum cultivar HN1 chromosome 7, ASM357369v1, whole genome shotgun sequence contains the following coding sequences:
- the LOC113295179 gene encoding uncharacterized protein LOC113295179 has protein sequence MENNNAKWVQLFSAKYLQDHSFWNADAKKKGSSVWHGLMQVRSFLENKIFWQISSGNSVKIWEDPWIPNQVNHLLPLPDILPENIMHVSDLMTGGNISWNIDILHQLFSQQIVDEIQKIFLNGNNAEDILIWSPTVTGKFSTKSCYKILSENIPSSSAMHEFPWRKFWSFSFIPPKIMVFTWKLIYNGLPVNQNIKRFVSQIDPSCTFCKQEEESIEHLFFNCPWSVTILENISREFAGLTYTRNSRDVIMSWIEETNLFKFTMGLCVFWNIWKMRNEMVFSDASFSARMVIKKAHIEYNACIQDIPRFSLEETITETVSWQPSDYGYSKIGSSRV, from the exons ATGGAGAACAACAATGCTAAATGGGTTCAATTATTCTCGGCAAAATATCTTCAAGATCACTCTTTTTGGAATGCAGACGCTAAAAAGAAAGGATCTTCTGTTTGGCATGGTTTGATGCAAGTAAGATCCTTTTTGGAGAACAAAATTTTCTGGCAAATCTCGAGTGGTAATTCTGTTAAGATTTGGGAAGATCCTTGGATTCCAAATCAGGTAAATCATTTACTCCCATTACCAGATATATTGCCAGAAAATATTATGCATGTTTCTGATTTAATGACCGGAGGTAATATTAGTTGGAATATTGATATTCTGCATCAGTTGTTTAGTCAACAAATCGTGGATGAAATTCAGAAGATCTTCTTAAATGGAAATAATGCAGAAGATATCCTTATTTGGTCTCCCACAGTTACGGGTAAATTTTCTACaaaatcttgctacaagattCTTTCAGAAAATATTCCTTCTTCTTCGGCTATGCATGAGTTCCCTTGGCGTAAGTTTTGGTCTTTCTCTTTCATTCCTCCTAAGATTATGGTTTTTACATGGAAGTTGATTTACAATGGTTTGCCAGTCAATCAAAACATCAAAAGATTTGTCTCTCAGATAGATCCATCGTGCACATTCTGCAAACAAGAGGAGGAGTCCATTGagcatttattttttaattgcccaTGGTCTGTTactattctcgaaaatatatctAGGGAATTTGCAGGCCTCACATATACCAGGAACTCACGAGATGTTATCATGAGTTGGATAGAAGAAACGAATTTATTCAAGTTTACTATGGGCTTGTGTGTATTCTGGAATATATGGAAAATGAGGAATGAGATGGTCTTTTCTGATGCTTCTTTCTCTGCAAGGATGGTGATCAAGAAAGCTCATATTGAGTATAATGCATGTATTCAGGATATTCCGAGATTCTCTCTTGAAGAAACAATTACTGAGACTGTCTCTTGGCAACCTTCAGATTATGGTTACTCTAAAatcgggtcctcccgg GTATAA